The following is a genomic window from Lysinibacillus sp. JNUCC-52.
ATGAAATCAATATTATGAGAATGAAAACGAAAATAATTCTCAATTACACTATCTATCCAAAGAATAATCTCTGTTACCTTAGTATGTCAACTAGCAATCCAAAAACGTCCTCAATATGTCAAAATTTCCTCATAAAAAAAAGAATATCACTGTTAAACATCAGTAATATCCCTTCATTTTATTATTTAGCAAAAACTTCAAACACCCCAATTAAAATTAATAACCATCCTGAAATTGCTGTCGAGTACATGCCAATATATGTTTTTGAAAGAAGGGCACCAAAATGAATTCCTACGCCGACAGTAATAAAGGAAAAGATTCCAATTGAGATAACCGTCCATATAGCTGAAATACCATTCGCTCCAATGGCAATTCCGCCTGCTAAACAGTTTGCCGATAAAACAAAGCCAAGTGTCATTGCCTCTCTAATTGAAATAATGTAGTTTTTATCTTCATCAAACACTTCAGGATTTTTCGCGATGCCGTTTTTGGAAAGGCGGTTAGAGAATAGCGTATACACCCCAATCGCACAGAGCAAAAGACTTCCCAAAAGATTGGCTGTGTGTGGAGAAATATACTCTACTACTGTACTACCAGCCGTTACTGCTACGTAAGTGACAATCATTGAAATGATGGCAATGACTGCGTTCGATACAATAGGAATCCTCACTCGCTTAACACCATATGCAAGGCCAATCCCTAGATTATCTAAATTGGCAGCTATACCAATCAGAATAATGGTTATCCAATGCATGATTTCCCTCCTGTCCATAACGCTTCGGCATAAATACGTCAAGAAATGCGTTTACCCATTGCTATAATATGAGGAGCAAATTTTGTTCAAGTAGGCGTTCATCTGTGATGCAATGTATTCGTTATGGAAAAAGGCTCTTTTCCACGGTAATACCTCGGGTTTCCGCGTTTGTAGCACCTTTTTCCGCGATAATACCTCGGGTTTCCGCGTTTGTAGCACCTTTTTCCGCGATAGCACCTCGGGTTTCCGCGAAACAAAAAACCACCTACTGTATGAAATGGCTTTCAACAGTAGGTGGTTTTACAATAATTTTATTTAACAAAAAATTCTTTAACTTGGTCTAACATAATATTCGCAGCTAGAATGCCTCCAGCAGTATTCCAAATGACATCATCCACTTTATGTGCGTTGCCTTTTTGGACAGCAGTTAGGTTTTTCCAAAGTGGATCTTGTGTCCACTCTTGTTCAGTTGCTAATGCAGTATCATCACCCGTTGGCATGTATGTGAAGTAGAATATAACATCCCCATCCATTTGAGGAATTGCTTCTTTTCCTAAATCAATAGCCAATTTCCCTAATTTTGCATTATCTTTAAATAAGTCTGCTTGAGC
Proteins encoded in this region:
- a CDS encoding manganese efflux pump, with amino-acid sequence MHWITIILIGIAANLDNLGIGLAYGVKRVRIPIVSNAVIAIISMIVTYVAVTAGSTVVEYISPHTANLLGSLLLCAIGVYTLFSNRLSKNGIAKNPEVFDEDKNYIISIREAMTLGFVLSANCLAGGIAIGANGISAIWTVISIGIFSFITVGVGIHFGALLSKTYIGMYSTAISGWLLILIGVFEVFAK